A segment of the Arachis hypogaea cultivar Tifrunner chromosome 5, arahy.Tifrunner.gnm2.J5K5, whole genome shotgun sequence genome:
TCATATCGTTAACATGATCATCGATGTCATAGAAATAACTGCAATGTTCTGTGCCATATCTGGAATTGATGTACACCAATTCAgtaaaagagaaggaaaaacaaTGGGAAATGAATTGCATTTTCAAGAAATAAAACCTCTTGCGCCTGTTATGTGCCTCCTGAACATCTAAAACCTCTCCAATGTACTCGCATACAAATGTGCCACGTAGGATAGCCTCCCCAGCCCTTACCCCCCATCCCTACAAATAGCATGAGAAATGTCAAATAGTCAATGTGATAAGCCTTACAAAGAATCTGAATCAATCAAATGGAttagaaaaagaaatgaaaaaagttACCTTATTCTCTGTTTTAAAGACTTCCAACTTGACTCGTACTCCATTCTGTAATATTCTGTTTGGACAGGACTTATTGCATCTGCACCTTCGGTTACACTCATAGACAAGGTAACCTTCCTGAAGTTTTGTATGACAATCCCCACCAAaggacaaataaaataattataaataactaaaaatgtaACAGACAATAAATAACAGGCAAATATCTGCTGTATACACATGCCACCAAACTATCAAGGGAACTGAAAAGGCAAAGCTATATGATTTTGAAATACACTATATAGGTCATTACCCAAAATTTGAGAGCATGCTGATGTTGACAACAGCTAAAGTCAGCACATATAAAGCAGCTATAtccaaacaaaaatattttggatATTGAAATGATAAAAAGAGAGATTTAGAAACATACAAACCCAGAAATAAGTAAGCAGGAAAAGATACTATGTTCACGGTATAAATGACTACTCAACATACCATCACCAAGCAAAGGCAAACATCAAGAAGTTAATTTTTAGATCAGAATTTTGGATAGAGTGGCAGTCTATAATTGACGAAAGTATTACCTCTAATATTATTCGACCATTCTCGTCATATGGGAACCTGCCACGCATTGGTTTCCCAAATATGTCGTTCGCATCCTCATAGTCATTACCAAAAAGGTATACATGGTCACATGTTTCAGGACAGCATGAAGAATATGAGCAGGAACATCCCAATTGCAGACTCTGCAAATAAAGTAAATATGATAAAGAATATGTTAAATATGCATATTTTACAGTGCGTGCGTGTGTgtgtggtgtttttttttttttttttggggggggggggggaggtgttgaaagaaggaatattaGAAGTTCAACCATGTGTGCCTAGGAAAGTAAATTTCAAGATTCACAGTGAGAACTACCTCCGAATCAAGACTAAGGGATTGATCAAGCATTGCCTTTGTAACATAGGTAAAGCTCTTCCAAGGCATAGCAGAGTCAGTATCTTGATCATTGGAATCATTCTTATTGATAGAATGCAAAAGTTCTTGATCTACTACACAAATCACAGGAGTTGATTCCTTCCCGAAGCTTATATCATCACAAAAGATTGAAGATTTTTGCAGTGACCCTAACTTTAGACCATGTGAATTGATGATGCAATGAAATTCATCCAGTTCCCACTCATCACTTGCATGATCTGATACATTTACAGATTTTGGCCTCACAAAACTATTAGGAAGAGATGATAAGGGAGAGAGCAATGCTTGATCCTTCAAACCATTGCAGCCTCTAGGACAAATAAACCCCTCATGATGCCAATTTACAATAATATTATGCTCAGCACAAAGTTTTGCTGCCTTCAAATATATTCTTTTAGGTAGAATTCCAAATTTCTCCTCAAGTGAGGCTGCAAGACTAACTTTGCAGCAAGCAGTGTGAGCAATTGATAGAATATCAAGATTGTTGGGCCGAGGTTTAGTCTTCTGAATctcagaaaataaaatttttgcaacTCCCGAGCACTGATGTTCCACGAATTTACTAATCTTTGATGTTTCAGTTACATGAGGCTGTAAGGATGTTGTCACCTGAGGTTGTAATGATGTTACACGAGGTTGTAAGGACATGTCCCTCATGCCAAGCGATTTTGTTGCTTGGATACCTCTCTTTAGATTAGCATTAGCCCTGTTTCTGATCCTATATGATGCTGCTGCCAAACCTTTTTTAAATTTAGGACGGCTAAGTCTGCCAGATTTTAATCTATATGCATAGTAGCGAACCCCCTTCTTCGCAGGGTGGTTGCTAACTAGATTGGGTCCCATATGGGCAGCTTGGTGATGTCGACCAAGGTCAGGtaacaaatcaaatttcaacCCACAAAACCTGCAAGTGAACTTCCGCAAGACACCCGGATTCTCAGAATTATTCTCCAAAGGAGCAGAGTTTCCTTGGACATGTTTTACTGGAGAATCTTGACCAGCTCCAGCAGGGAGAGTTTGCCGCTCAGGAGCTTTTGATGGCTTTAAATCAACAGGATGAACTGATAAAACATGCTGCCATAATTGCTCACTGTTTCCGAAATGACTACCACAAGGAATACATTGTAGAAGCATACACTGTTCAACAAACTGCACATGGTGTCGCTCTTGAACATGTGTTTCCAacagtttcttgttagtaaaagAATCCAGACAAATGGCACATGCATAACCCCTAAACAGCCACTGTGCTTCCTTTTTATGACTATCCATCCAATGGTTACCAAGAGCTTGGTCATCACTGAATTCTGCAGAGCATATCTTACACTTAATGGCATTTTCATTATCGATGCTATCAGTGGTTGTGGATGGCAAAACTGGTGGTTCTTCCATGATAGGAGATACATCCAAGTCATCACCGAATCCCCAAATTAGTTTGATTCTAGCCTTCTCAGTATGAACCAACTTTGTAAAGAATTCTCCTACACTAGTATCTTTAGAGGCTTCAGTCAAAGCCCACTGGAATTGAACATCCTTAGGAACTGGGTTTCTTAGTGATAAAATGCTTTTGAACAGCCTGTAGAAAAGCTCACATGCTTTATGCAAATGCACCTTTTGCTCCCACGAGTTGCAGTCCCTCAAAAGTTCTGTGAACACTTCTTTCGATACGATTCTACTCTTCCCATTTCTTGCACGTTTAAGCCAGCTAGGAAGGTGATTTTCACAATACAAGCAATATCGCTTAGGAGCTTCTCTACATGGATTCTTGTCATCAAAGGGAGGAGAACCAATACAGTGCAGACCCTTCGTTGCATCATAATTATCAGGATGTGTGGGATTCTCACCTAAGCTGCTTTTTCTTTGAAAGTAATCATCGCCAATGAATGACACTGGCTCCACTTCCAGTGGGCTTTCAGAATTTACCAACACAATGTCTCTGCAGGTGTTCACTGAACCAGCATAATTTTCTTCAAGTTTCCTTTTCAGTGTACTTTGTGGTGAATGTGAGATCTCTGTTTCATCATGAGGCTTGTGTTTCTTACAGAATAGAAAACCAGGTAGGGCTCGGTGCTTGCATTTTGTACCCAGAACAGTAGTACCTTCACACATAGGAGTATCAACTGGAACCAGCTTCTCAGCTTTTTCCGAGCTGCCCAAAAATCGAGAGGACAAATGTACACAACAATAAACATCACCATCATTTGCCCATCTCACACACTGTCTTCCCTTTGATTCAATATAGGCTATACATTGTCGATTCTTACTACCGGGCTCTACTGATTTTGAAACAGCCATTTCACTCACAGGTGTTAATTCCATTCCTTTGGTATGCAAGCAATCCGAATCGGCAGCCTCAACTACAATTTCATTCCATTTATTGGCCACATTACTAGTTAAATCGTTCGCAGCAGATACCTCCCTAACATCTTCATGTTTACCATTCTCAGCTGCTAATAGGCTCAATGTATCCTGATTCTTAAAGAACCCAAGGTCAGTCTCAAGAGCAACAGACTGATTCACATCTTTCCTTTCCGCTTGCGAAGCATGTGTATCTGCCCGACGAACTTCAAGTTTGGCCCGTTTTCTAGAAACCTGAAGGTTTGCAGCATACGAAGCATCAGGAGTCTGTGGCTGTGTGTCTTTGCTGCAAGATAAGGAAGGTGAAGTTGTAAACCATTTCATTACATCATGCTTCCAGGATTTCCAGTCAGAACCTAACATTGGTTGTGCCGGtgtcctccaaagagagttgacATCATTCCATAAAATAGAATCAGACAATTCCTGAACAATAGGATAAGGAATTCAATCAGCTAAAAATACTGGCAAAACATTGTAATCGATGTTTTAAACAGTTTCTGCATTCATCGTTCCATGTGCATTGACATATGTTCTCAATAAGCACCTTAAAAGAAGTATCATTGAAATTTCTTAAGGCATCCTTCAAGAAATAAAAATGAACACTTTTAATGTTTTACACCTTGTTTTGAAAGAAGTATCCTTTTTCTGGATACAATAATACAAGAATTATTAGCCAATATTACAAGGTACCTCCTTCAGCAGCTCTACAGATTCGGCACTATTCACAATATGACATCTTTCAGCCCAAGAGTGAGAAGAATGCTGTAACCAATCAGCATTTATGTAGGGCTGCAATATGCTCTGTAAGGAAAAAGGTAGGACAATACTTCAGTCACCAAAGAAGTAACTTCTTAAGAAAATTTCTGGCTCGGAGTATAGAATAAATGTATTTGTATAAGGAaatataagaataataagatTTAAACATTTTTATAACTGTAACGCAGCTCAACATAAATTGCACTAGCTAAGGAATACATGACTAGAAGGTTTAGATTTCAACTTCAACTATATGTTGGTAATTCAACCATCAATGAAATCTAACAATCACTAACTGAATTATCAAGTACAGGTAATATATGCTCAGGCTCAGCCCAGGAGTTGGTGTCAAATTTAAAAGTGAAGAAGAATAAATGTGCCTCTTTAAGAACAGtacagaaagaaaaaaacaaaatcatGCGCAGACAAGTATGAAAGCAGTATTTTTTTGAATCTAAGAGAATGCAATCCATAGAACCATGTAGCAGTAGAAAAATGCCAGGGCCAACAACATATACAAAGTAGCTAATCAGATCCATGTCATAAAGAGTAAACAAAGTTTTTAATGTTGGCTGTTGACAACCTAATAcaataataagttaataaatatCAACCATTAGCATTTCACCATGTGATTATTTTAGCAGTATTGTCATGCTGAATCAATTTGGTGTAAAGCTCATGTTGAACATTATTAGCCAAAACACCCTAACCATCATAAATCATCAGAAATAGAAGTTTACATTGTGCAGCTTTAGAAGCATTCTTCCAAATTCTGAATAACCAGTACAATGGGAAGCACCCATGGCAAATTCCTTCCAGCCCTTCACATCACGGGCAGTTTCTGTCAGTGCCTACACCCATTGCAAAGAAGTCAAATTAGCGCttctattttttataaaagtattcaatttagaaataaaaagaaaaatcaagactACAAAAAGAGAGATGGAGAACAAGAAATAGGACCACCACCACTTACATTTGGATGAAGCTGATCAACAATATTCAGCATTCCAATAGCTAGCTTCTGCATTATAAACCGCCGTGCAATAGTCAAGTCACTTACCATTTTTAATCCTACCCAATGAGTCTTATATGCAATAGGATGGGGAAACTCATCGATTGATCGGACAAGCAGCATATCTGCCCAAGAATAATTCCTTGTGTGTGGAAAAAATATGACAAAATATTTCTTCCGTCCATGAGTTGGTTTTGCTCTCAAAGTTGATAATGGCCGGTCAGCTCTCGCACATCTGATGCCAGTCTGCCACTTTCCTCTCCACTGAAAAATCCGACAAGTCACAATACAATGAATGCAAAATCAGAAAAGCTTGAAGTATGCATGAGCACGTGTTTCACACAAAGGAATTGTGTGATTTTGACAGCTCAAGGACAATTATGATATGGCATTCCAGATCAATCAGATACGTAAAACGAGGATTTTGAGTGACTAATAGTAAAACTTGAGAGAAGCAACAGTAGAGTAATGAGCAACCAACACTCTCATTGTATGGAGAATTATAAACAATCATTAAAAGACTATCTAATTAGAGAATAAACAACTAAAGATTTGACAGCATAATCTACCCCTCAACCGAGCTTAATAGAGGCAAATGAATGAAATCACAATTTAACAAGTTCCCTCAAGCAAGAACGCTTTGGGTGTGGAACAAGGAGAATACACCACGAACACCTACCTATATTGTGcaaaaatacaatttattttatttggacAAATAGAAGTGAAAAGATTGAACTTTAGGCCACTTGGTAAAAGAAGTTCTGATATCATACCATTAACCATCTCCACCAAAAACAAACATTAATAGGTAACAGCAAATGAATAGCTTTGTATCTTAACAACAACAAATATGGTTTACCTTGACCCATAATGCCACAGGTTCATCCCCCTCTAGCCACTTGGGTTCAGAAAATGATAAATCTCCTTCCCTGTTGTTTGGTGATTCGCTTTCAATCGTATCCACAACCAAGAGAGAATTTTCAGATGTTAAGCAAGGTTCATTTATCAAATCATCATCAAGATCATCGAGAGCGGAGTCTTCCTTCTGGTCTTCCCCCTGAAAGCCACAACCTGAATCTCTGCTGCATTGAACATCCGAATTAGTCGACAAATGACAGACAGTCCATTTTTCTTCACCTTGCTTTTCTATCTGAGACCCTTCCATTTTGTGTGATAATTCATTCAGTTGACCGTCTCCAAATTTAACTTGTTGACCATTTTCAGGGTAATTAGGTTCTCCCTGATATAAAAAGGCTGTCCCTGGACTCTGTTGAGGACGGTCAGATTCCCCTGTACATTGAACACCAGAACAGGGAAGTACTTCCATGTTACTATTTCGGAAACAGACAGTATTACACGATACACATGCTCACTGATCACTGGTGATTCCCTATCTCACCACCCTGTTCAATTCATTGCATGCAAAACTCAGTTTTGACGTAGTAGTTCATGAGTTGTGGTTGAAAATATCCAAACTAAATGGCAACAATGTGTCAAATAAAAACTGCAAAACCATCATCATGTGATCCACAAAGGTCAAATGTACACAAGTTCATACTGAGTGCCAAAAGACTGTTTCCTGACATTAAGAAAGCCATACTAAAATTTGTCTAGATTAGTCCAAATTCCAAGCAAAACGAAATTAGTAGGCAGGCAAAACTATATGCTAATGAAATTCTATCTATAATTCTCTATGGATTAGAAATGCTGTAGAATCATATAGTAAATATATTTACAGTCCAACtattaaaatctaaatttttctACATTATTTTACTTATAGTTTTTCTTAATTTCCCAATACCTCTAGACATAGCTACCACcagataaaaacaaataattacAGATATAATGTATATTATAAATCATTTAAACTTCAAAGACACAGGACTATAGTGGCAGCTTGTTTTGTGACTAACTAAATACTCTTACCCACATAGCACTAAATACTAATAATAGTAATAGAGTTATACCTTGAAAAGAAACATCTCATATTCATTATACTTTTAGTGTAATAATCAATAATGAATTTTAAGAAACACAAAGATGTTTAGCAATGAAGCCCAATTGTTTTTAAAAACGAGCTGAACAAATGCATCTTAGTTTGTTGAGAAGTTTCAGAAAAAATTACACACGCCTCACTTTTGATGAAATTCAACCCTCTCCTAAAATTTAGGTACTATTATTCTCGGTATTTTTCTATTCTATAAAATGTGACACAGAACACCACTATAAAGATAATACAGAACTCTCCTAAAAGGTGAATTTCACAGTCAATTTCAATGTGATTTGGGCAAATAAAaggaattcacaataaatttaaccaaaCTTTAGGAGGGGTCAGTATAATTTTGCCCAAACTTCATTGGATTCCATGTCAtgctatttaatttcaatttcttgttggagCTTCAAAACTAGTATTCAAATATAAAGTAGTatgtaaaagaaaattattaattcGTTCATTACAATATTTGGCGATGGATTGTTTTCACAAGTTCAATATAATTTGATAAATAGAACCAAAT
Coding sequences within it:
- the LOC112800642 gene encoding histone-lysine N-methyltransferase SUVR5 isoform X1, which produces MEVLPCSGVQCTGESDRPQQSPGTAFLYQGEPNYPENGQQVKFGDGQLNELSHKMEGSQIEKQGEEKWTVCHLSTNSDVQCSRDSGCGFQGEDQKEDSALDDLDDDLINEPCLTSENSLLVVDTIESESPNNREGDLSFSEPKWLEGDEPVALWVKWRGKWQTGIRCARADRPLSTLRAKPTHGRKKYFVIFFPHTRNYSWADMLLVRSIDEFPHPIAYKTHWVGLKMVSDLTIARRFIMQKLAIGMLNIVDQLHPNALTETARDVKGWKEFAMGASHCTGYSEFGRMLLKLHNSILQPYINADWLQHSSHSWAERCHIVNSAESVELLKEELSDSILWNDVNSLWRTPAQPMLGSDWKSWKHDVMKWFTTSPSLSCSKDTQPQTPDASYAANLQVSRKRAKLEVRRADTHASQAERKDVNQSVALETDLGFFKNQDTLSLLAAENGKHEDVREVSAANDLTSNVANKWNEIVVEAADSDCLHTKGMELTPVSEMAVSKSVEPGSKNRQCIAYIESKGRQCVRWANDGDVYCCVHLSSRFLGSSEKAEKLVPVDTPMCEGTTVLGTKCKHRALPGFLFCKKHKPHDETEISHSPQSTLKRKLEENYAGSVNTCRDIVLVNSESPLEVEPVSFIGDDYFQRKSSLGENPTHPDNYDATKGLHCIGSPPFDDKNPCREAPKRYCLYCENHLPSWLKRARNGKSRIVSKEVFTELLRDCNSWEQKVHLHKACELFYRLFKSILSLRNPVPKDVQFQWALTEASKDTSVGEFFTKLVHTEKARIKLIWGFGDDLDVSPIMEEPPVLPSTTTDSIDNENAIKCKICSAEFSDDQALGNHWMDSHKKEAQWLFRGYACAICLDSFTNKKLLETHVQERHHVQFVEQCMLLQCIPCGSHFGNSEQLWQHVLSVHPVDLKPSKAPERQTLPAGAGQDSPVKHVQGNSAPLENNSENPGVLRKFTCRFCGLKFDLLPDLGRHHQAAHMGPNLVSNHPAKKGVRYYAYRLKSGRLSRPKFKKGLAAASYRIRNRANANLKRGIQATKSLGMRDMSLQPRVTSLQPQVTTSLQPHVTETSKISKFVEHQCSGVAKILFSEIQKTKPRPNNLDILSIAHTACCKVSLAASLEEKFGILPKRIYLKAAKLCAEHNIIVNWHHEGFICPRGCNGLKDQALLSPLSSLPNSFVRPKSVNVSDHASDEWELDEFHCIINSHGLKLGSLQKSSIFCDDISFGKESTPVICVVDQELLHSINKNDSNDQDTDSAMPWKSFTYVTKAMLDQSLSLDSESLQLGCSCSYSSCCPETCDHVYLFGNDYEDANDIFGKPMRGRFPYDENGRIILEEGYLVYECNRRCRCNKSCPNRILQNGVRVKLEVFKTENKGWGVRAGEAILRGTFVCEYIGEVLDVQEAHNRRKRYGTEHCSYFYDIDDHVNDMSRLIEGQAHYIIDATKYGNVSRFINHSCSPNLVNHQVLVESMDCERAHIGLYASRDIALGEELTHDYHYKLVSGEGTPCLCGASKCRGRLY
- the LOC112800642 gene encoding histone-lysine N-methyltransferase SUVR5 isoform X2, giving the protein MEGSQIEKQGEEKWTVCHLSTNSDVQCSRDSGCGFQGEDQKEDSALDDLDDDLINEPCLTSENSLLVVDTIESESPNNREGDLSFSEPKWLEGDEPVALWVKWRGKWQTGIRCARADRPLSTLRAKPTHGRKKYFVIFFPHTRNYSWADMLLVRSIDEFPHPIAYKTHWVGLKMVSDLTIARRFIMQKLAIGMLNIVDQLHPNALTETARDVKGWKEFAMGASHCTGYSEFGRMLLKLHNSILQPYINADWLQHSSHSWAERCHIVNSAESVELLKEELSDSILWNDVNSLWRTPAQPMLGSDWKSWKHDVMKWFTTSPSLSCSKDTQPQTPDASYAANLQVSRKRAKLEVRRADTHASQAERKDVNQSVALETDLGFFKNQDTLSLLAAENGKHEDVREVSAANDLTSNVANKWNEIVVEAADSDCLHTKGMELTPVSEMAVSKSVEPGSKNRQCIAYIESKGRQCVRWANDGDVYCCVHLSSRFLGSSEKAEKLVPVDTPMCEGTTVLGTKCKHRALPGFLFCKKHKPHDETEISHSPQSTLKRKLEENYAGSVNTCRDIVLVNSESPLEVEPVSFIGDDYFQRKSSLGENPTHPDNYDATKGLHCIGSPPFDDKNPCREAPKRYCLYCENHLPSWLKRARNGKSRIVSKEVFTELLRDCNSWEQKVHLHKACELFYRLFKSILSLRNPVPKDVQFQWALTEASKDTSVGEFFTKLVHTEKARIKLIWGFGDDLDVSPIMEEPPVLPSTTTDSIDNENAIKCKICSAEFSDDQALGNHWMDSHKKEAQWLFRGYACAICLDSFTNKKLLETHVQERHHVQFVEQCMLLQCIPCGSHFGNSEQLWQHVLSVHPVDLKPSKAPERQTLPAGAGQDSPVKHVQGNSAPLENNSENPGVLRKFTCRFCGLKFDLLPDLGRHHQAAHMGPNLVSNHPAKKGVRYYAYRLKSGRLSRPKFKKGLAAASYRIRNRANANLKRGIQATKSLGMRDMSLQPRVTSLQPQVTTSLQPHVTETSKISKFVEHQCSGVAKILFSEIQKTKPRPNNLDILSIAHTACCKVSLAASLEEKFGILPKRIYLKAAKLCAEHNIIVNWHHEGFICPRGCNGLKDQALLSPLSSLPNSFVRPKSVNVSDHASDEWELDEFHCIINSHGLKLGSLQKSSIFCDDISFGKESTPVICVVDQELLHSINKNDSNDQDTDSAMPWKSFTYVTKAMLDQSLSLDSESLQLGCSCSYSSCCPETCDHVYLFGNDYEDANDIFGKPMRGRFPYDENGRIILEEGYLVYECNRRCRCNKSCPNRILQNGVRVKLEVFKTENKGWGVRAGEAILRGTFVCEYIGEVLDVQEAHNRRKRYGTEHCSYFYDIDDHVNDMSRLIEGQAHYIIDATKYGNVSRFINHSCSPNLVNHQVLVESMDCERAHIGLYASRDIALGEELTHDYHYKLVSGEGTPCLCGASKCRGRLY